The Pyrus communis chromosome 9, drPyrComm1.1, whole genome shotgun sequence genome has a segment encoding these proteins:
- the LOC137746292 gene encoding protein POLYCHOME-like has product MPEARDRLSRPVDLATAYAQRLAGNRRAYIDPPEQTILAFSPPVRLPTGLGIGATGVVGVGGLPRSSLRTPRTVTGRGRIPFRLSTVDRENTPSGSSHRRRGRASNSALPSWYPRTPLHDITAVTRAIERRRARLAESDGENTEGQVPQNQNALDQSLPVSGAQFDHGVPVTPYSALRTKRRLPPSVGKVQKIIRDVSNQPSEGEFLTPQKKLMNSIDMVEEVVRKELERLKRTPSAKKAEREQKVRTLMSMR; this is encoded by the exons ATGCCTGAAGCGAGAGATCGATTGTCAAGGCCAGTTGACCTGGCCACAGCCTATGCTCAGAGGTTGGCCGGCAACCGGAGAGCATACATTGATCCGCCAGAGCAGACTATATTAGCCTTTTCTCCTCCGGTGAGACTACCAACAGGCTTGGGGATTGGAGCTACCGGAGTTGTTGGTGTAGGAGGGCTCCCTAGGAGCAGTTTGAGGACTCCCAGAACTGTGACTGGCCGTGGTCGGATCCCATTTAGGTTGTCAACGGTGGACAGAGAAAACACGCCGAGTGGAAGTTCTCACCGGAGAAGGGGCCGAGCTAGTAACAGCGCGTTGCCTTCTTGGTACCCAAGAACCCCTCTCCACGATATCACTGCTGTAACTAGG GCTATTGAAAGGAGAAGAGCTCGTTTGGCTGAGAGCGATGGCGAAAACACTGAGGGTCAAGTTCCACAAAACCAGAATGCCCTTGATCAGTCTCTTCCAGTGTCAGGTGCTCAATTTGATCATGGTGTTCCTGTGACTCCGTATTCAGCTCTTCGTACCAAGCGCCGCTTACCTCCTTCTGTTGGTAAAGTTCAAAAAATTATAAGGGACGTCAGTAATCAGCCCTCTGAAGGAGAATTTCTTACACCACAAAAGAAACTAATGAACTCAATTGACATGGTGGAGGAAGTGGTCAGGAAAGAACTTGAGAGGCTTAAGAGAACGCCTAGTGCCAAGAAGGCCGAGAGGGAGCAAAAGGTCCGAACTCTGATGTCAATGCGCTGA